One Fontisphaera persica DNA window includes the following coding sequences:
- a CDS encoding DUF5616 domain-containing protein, with protein MRGGGEWGEGAAGEGWPWEVELVMNPDHVLARTENVVATADSAVLDRCGRWVNLAGWIIEHHAPMARVVDLSLQP; from the coding sequence ATGCGGGGGGGAGGGGAATGGGGTGAGGGGGCGGCGGGGGAAGGATGGCCATGGGAGGTGGAGCTGGTGATGAATCCTGACCACGTGTTGGCGCGCACTGAAAATGTGGTGGCCACGGCGGACAGCGCGGTGTTGGACCGTTGCGGGCGGTGGGTGAATCTGGCGGGGTGGATTATTGAGCATCATGCCCCCATGGCCCGGGTGGTGGATTTGTCGCTGCAACCTTGA
- a CDS encoding ComEC/Rec2 family competence protein, whose product MEIHFLDVGCGNMTLWLFPDGPTWMCDCNITDENEDAVMRYLAKTMSGRRNIHAFICSHRDADHMRGIKKLHKAYPLGGIWDNGVQGTTTDSPEYREYMDLRRQLKHGEIQAGSSETIGEVVVSWLHSKDQNYSDANDQSIVVKIDFNGSSALLASDTSYAPWKGKLVRQYGAKLKSNILLAAHHGSITFFDDPSDTQHYYTAHIQTISPAMTLISVGPNVHGLPDKKAVELYEKYSSGSNQGNKVFTTEEKGNMKLVLQGDGAWTLNVGQ is encoded by the coding sequence ATGGAAATTCATTTCCTTGATGTCGGTTGTGGAAACATGACCTTATGGCTGTTCCCGGACGGACCAACATGGATGTGCGATTGCAACATCACCGATGAGAACGAGGACGCCGTAATGCGCTACCTTGCCAAGACGATGTCCGGACGGCGAAACATCCACGCATTCATCTGTTCGCACCGCGATGCCGACCACATGCGGGGCATCAAGAAACTCCACAAGGCGTATCCTCTGGGCGGCATTTGGGATAACGGCGTCCAGGGGACAACGACGGATAGCCCCGAATATCGCGAGTACATGGACCTTCGTCGGCAACTAAAGCATGGCGAAATTCAAGCGGGTTCTTCTGAAACGATTGGGGAAGTCGTGGTTTCGTGGCTGCATTCGAAAGACCAAAATTACTCCGACGCGAACGACCAAAGCATCGTCGTGAAAATTGATTTTAATGGCAGTTCGGCTCTGCTTGCCAGCGACACCAGCTACGCACCGTGGAAGGGAAAGCTCGTTCGGCAATACGGCGCAAAACTCAAATCCAACATCCTGCTCGCAGCGCACCATGGCTCAATCACGTTCTTCGACGACCCTTCGGATACGCAGCACTACTATACGGCACATATCCAGACGATTTCACCCGCTATGACCTTGATTTCCGTTGGCCCAAACGTCCATGGCCTACCGGACAAAAAAGCCGTCGAGCTTTACGAGAAATACAGTTCGGGTTCGAACCAAGGCAACAAGGTCTTCACCACAGAGGAGAAGGGCAACATGAAGCTCGTCCTGCAAGGTGACGGTGCATGGACGTTAAATGTCGGTCAATGA
- a CDS encoding Eco57I restriction-modification methylase domain-containing protein, whose amino-acid sequence MVRWPLTSLPTLTSRRDLHQALASTNTEHLVVYITSDQRQIAFTRDRRRQDRKMELRTLPYEAGSPARTTLERLALLAFSLQELEQLPNATPLPTKVIEKLDEAFNVQAVTDQFFNDYQKVFHELQDRLRKTSNNPVWAHDYALQLLNRLLFLYFIQRKRWLGNNPNFLAQFWHAYNTSGQPKNTFFDRWLSVLFFEAFNNKFHGGHRLFPKEIFDALMAAPYLNGGLFAQNNLDNAHDPKLPDDFFATLFDSFDGSSPGFLERYNFTIAESTPLDIEVAVDPEMIGKVYESLVNIAFEGLTEDDQRGSAGIFYTPRIEIDLMCRLSLTDTLANRLGQDKKALLYDAVFAYDPADKEAADRALAAHDLWPKLSGLLRETTVCDPACGSGSFLVGMLLVLDDLQARANAQLGLEETPYERRRRIIGEQLYGVDVMDWAVHVAELRLWLQLVVETDLKPAELRFRPLLPNLSFKVRCGDSLVQEIGGINLGLHRAHLDIPAPLKGRLTQLKGKKLRFYQGEAGLRETDLKKEELDVFRDILTHKRLALQKSITALTRHIESPPEQIELAGIAPGRAKQERLRLEDQWRAERAERQAELERINQALHALRTSQQVPFVWDIAFVEIFEGDKAGFDIVIGNPPYVRQEMIAPPALDPADFGGETADRWKEQKKAYKAKLQESVAAAFPKFFRYKPGSTDFRKLDGKSDLYIYFYLHGLALLAERGSFCFITSNSWLDVGYGADLQEFLLKHSRVKFILDNERKRSFAQADVNTIIALLAPPDDRRETGLDQTARFVMFKVPFEDVLDADTFKTLEAATERQSTDRWRICARPQRDLFEEGLAREGDDDEPAPAGKKPRGPFIKTARYEANKWGGKYLRAPEIFFTILEKGKGKLVRLGDIAEVRRGFTTGANEFFYLDDETIRQWGIEPEFLKPVIKSPRECRSIVIKPEDLKLKIFMCHKEKADLKGTNALEYIKWGESQGFHLRPSCRGRQRWWEAGLEIGNGVFVKEANDSSAVFFNPVRLPVDCRLYVAQLSVEQLAYLNSAIACLLFEIFNRAGLGEGARSLMVSDYNKVPCLFTEGELPGFRKTFNSICHKQPRKLLDPVDRDWWERLGRS is encoded by the coding sequence TTGGTTCGCTGGCCCCTTACTTCTCTGCCCACACTCACCAGCCGCCGGGACTTGCATCAAGCCCTGGCCTCCACTAACACCGAGCACCTGGTGGTGTACATTACTTCGGACCAGCGCCAAATCGCCTTTACCCGGGACCGCCGCCGACAGGACCGCAAGATGGAACTCCGCACCCTGCCCTACGAAGCCGGCTCGCCCGCCCGCACCACCCTCGAACGACTGGCTTTACTCGCCTTTTCCCTGCAAGAGCTGGAGCAGCTCCCAAACGCCACTCCTCTTCCCACCAAGGTCATTGAAAAGCTCGACGAGGCCTTTAATGTTCAGGCGGTTACCGACCAGTTCTTTAATGACTACCAGAAGGTTTTCCATGAGCTGCAAGACCGCTTGCGCAAAACGTCCAACAACCCTGTCTGGGCTCACGATTACGCCCTCCAACTGCTCAACCGCCTCCTGTTTCTCTACTTCATCCAGCGCAAACGCTGGCTCGGCAACAACCCGAACTTCCTCGCCCAATTCTGGCACGCCTACAATACCTCCGGCCAGCCCAAGAACACCTTCTTCGACCGCTGGCTCTCCGTCCTGTTCTTCGAGGCGTTCAACAACAAATTCCACGGCGGCCACCGGCTTTTCCCCAAGGAAATCTTCGACGCCCTCATGGCCGCCCCCTACCTCAACGGCGGTTTGTTCGCCCAAAACAATCTCGACAACGCCCACGACCCCAAACTGCCCGACGACTTCTTCGCCACGCTCTTCGACAGCTTCGACGGCAGCAGCCCCGGCTTTCTCGAACGCTACAACTTCACCATCGCTGAATCCACCCCGCTGGACATCGAGGTCGCCGTGGACCCCGAAATGATCGGCAAAGTCTATGAATCCCTCGTCAACATCGCCTTCGAGGGACTCACCGAAGACGACCAGCGCGGCTCGGCCGGCATCTTCTACACCCCGCGCATCGAAATTGACCTGATGTGCCGACTCAGCCTCACCGACACCCTCGCCAACCGGCTCGGCCAGGACAAAAAGGCGCTCCTCTACGACGCCGTCTTCGCCTACGACCCCGCCGACAAAGAAGCCGCCGACCGCGCGCTGGCCGCCCACGACCTCTGGCCCAAACTCTCCGGCCTCCTCCGCGAAACCACCGTCTGCGACCCCGCCTGCGGCTCCGGCTCGTTCCTTGTCGGCATGTTGCTGGTGCTCGACGACCTCCAAGCCCGCGCCAACGCCCAACTCGGCCTCGAAGAAACCCCCTACGAACGCCGCCGCCGCATCATCGGCGAACAACTCTACGGCGTGGACGTGATGGACTGGGCCGTCCACGTCGCTGAACTCCGTCTCTGGCTGCAACTGGTCGTCGAAACTGACCTCAAACCCGCCGAACTCCGCTTCCGCCCGCTCCTGCCCAATCTCTCCTTCAAAGTCCGTTGCGGCGACAGCCTCGTGCAGGAAATCGGCGGCATCAACCTCGGCCTCCACCGCGCCCACCTCGACATCCCCGCCCCGCTCAAAGGCCGACTCACCCAGCTCAAAGGCAAAAAACTCCGCTTCTACCAGGGCGAAGCCGGCCTGCGCGAAACCGACCTCAAAAAGGAAGAACTCGACGTCTTCCGCGACATCCTCACCCACAAACGCCTCGCCCTCCAGAAATCCATCACCGCGCTCACCCGGCATATCGAGTCGCCGCCCGAACAAATCGAGCTGGCCGGCATCGCCCCCGGCCGGGCCAAACAGGAACGTCTCCGCCTCGAAGACCAATGGCGCGCCGAACGCGCCGAGCGCCAGGCCGAACTGGAACGCATCAACCAAGCCCTGCACGCGCTGCGCACCTCCCAACAAGTCCCGTTCGTTTGGGACATCGCCTTTGTCGAAATCTTCGAGGGCGACAAAGCCGGCTTCGACATCGTCATCGGCAACCCGCCTTATGTCCGGCAGGAGATGATTGCCCCGCCCGCGCTCGACCCCGCCGACTTCGGTGGCGAAACCGCCGACCGCTGGAAAGAACAAAAGAAAGCCTACAAGGCCAAACTCCAGGAATCCGTCGCCGCCGCGTTTCCGAAATTCTTCCGCTACAAACCCGGCTCGACCGATTTCCGCAAGCTCGACGGCAAAAGCGATCTCTACATCTACTTCTACCTGCACGGGCTGGCGTTGCTGGCCGAGCGCGGCAGCTTCTGCTTCATCACCTCCAACTCCTGGCTCGATGTCGGCTACGGCGCAGACCTGCAGGAGTTCCTCCTCAAACACAGCCGCGTCAAATTCATCCTCGACAACGAACGGAAACGCTCCTTCGCCCAGGCCGACGTCAACACCATCATCGCCCTGCTCGCCCCGCCCGACGACCGCCGCGAGACCGGCCTCGACCAGACCGCCCGCTTCGTCATGTTCAAAGTCCCCTTCGAGGACGTGCTCGACGCCGACACATTCAAGACGCTGGAGGCAGCGACCGAACGCCAGAGCACCGACCGCTGGCGCATCTGCGCCCGACCCCAGCGCGACCTGTTCGAGGAAGGCCTCGCCCGCGAGGGAGACGACGACGAACCTGCGCCTGCCGGCAAGAAACCGCGCGGCCCGTTCATCAAGACCGCCCGCTACGAAGCCAACAAATGGGGCGGCAAATACCTCCGCGCCCCGGAAATCTTCTTCACCATTCTGGAAAAAGGCAAAGGCAAGCTCGTGCGCCTCGGCGACATCGCCGAAGTGCGCCGCGGCTTCACGACCGGCGCCAATGAGTTTTTCTATCTCGACGACGAAACCATCCGCCAGTGGGGCATCGAACCCGAATTCCTCAAGCCGGTCATCAAAAGCCCGCGCGAATGCCGCTCCATCGTCATCAAGCCCGAAGACCTGAAACTCAAAATCTTCATGTGCCACAAAGAGAAAGCCGACCTCAAAGGCACAAACGCCCTCGAATACATCAAATGGGGCGAATCGCAGGGCTTCCACCTGCGCCCAAGCTGCCGAGGAAGGCAAAGGTGGTGGGAAGCTGGGCTGGAGATTGGCAACGGAGTGTTTGTGAAAGAAGCTAACGACAGCTCCGCTGTATTTTTCAATCCCGTGAGGCTCCCAGTAGATTGTCGTCTTTATGTTGCTCAGTTGTCTGTTGAGCAGTTGGCATATCTTAACTCGGCCATAGCATGCTTACTGTTTGAGATTTTCAATCGGGCTGGCTTGGGTGAAGGTGCTCGCAGTCTAATGGTTTCCGATTACAACAAAGTTCCGTGTCTCTTCACAGAGGGAGAGTTACCAGGTTTCCGGAAGACGTTTAACAGCATTTGCCACAAGCAGCCAAGGAAACTATTAGACCCAGTCGACCGGGATTGGTGGGAAAGACTGGGTAGATCATGA
- a CDS encoding helicase-related protein encodes MHRPPEDVMREMQRDPTKEQLIDRVTLARLKNRTVQSFKEQIEFGLPTSAAEEALRTLARQLRARKVRIKLFLAYPLHAKLYLIHRQDRITPLVGYLGSSNLTLAGLSQQGELNVDVVDQDAANKLQSWFNDRWNNLKTFDLSAELASLIENSWARETLVAPYHVYLKMAWHLSEDARTADVDFKVPKVFHGVLLDFQVAAVKLAAKLLHRHGGVLLADVVGLGKTLMACAVAKIFQEDEDANILVICPPKLQNMWERYLQQYKLPGRVLSLGKVINGLPTLTRYRLVIIDESHNFRNREGDRYRAILNYLETMNPRVILLTATPYNKQYADLSNQLRLFLDPDADLRVRPERFFQDWHKQGKSEADFIARYQASPRSLRAFEQSPYPEDWQDLMRHYMVRRTRNFIIANYAQLDSNKKRHYLLVNGNRSYLPVRQPKTQTFAVDDQNPNDTYARLYCDNVVTTIASLALPRYGLANYLIPNADQQANDKEKIILNNLNRAGKRLLGFCRTNLFKRLESSGYSFLLSIERHILRNLIHVHALENNLPVPIGTQNASSLDPLSNDTDEEYETEAYSERNPPSWTPLSMTYRFHPDLKAYAERAAENYKFYEKYLSHRFHWLPAKFFQPQLKDDLLRDVQALLKILQTAKEWDPQTDAKLQVLQTMLTHTHPKDKVLVFSQFADTALYLGRELKRAGLSDMEVVTSFTQNPDELARCFSPRSNGGLPQHRSELRLLITTDLLSEGQNLQDAHIIINYDLPWAIIRLIQRAGRVDRIGQQHDTIFVYSFVPAEGVEKVIGLRSRLSQRLRDNQEVVGTDESFFGESSAEKLRDLYSEKRVLDDDADEDVDLVSLAQQVWNSAQPADRQIVEQLPAVISAARAARPAAPGQEPETPGSVVYLRYPDKSDALIRVNQDGAVLSQSLSAIFRAAACKPNTPALPVPPAHYDLVAAALRSAKEELETLGGQLGSMRSTRRKLYERLKAYKHQLELRRPPAPEELRQKIDTLLNVLFQNPLLEAARESLARQMRAGCADDDLVENAFRLYENAKLCQISTDSETVTEPQILCALNIQPLEPNVSNTPRPAPSS; translated from the coding sequence ATGCATCGCCCCCCGGAAGATGTCATGCGTGAAATGCAGCGCGACCCTACGAAGGAACAGTTGATTGACCGCGTCACGCTGGCGCGCTTGAAAAACCGCACGGTCCAGAGCTTCAAAGAGCAAATTGAATTCGGGTTGCCCACTTCTGCCGCCGAGGAGGCCCTGCGAACCTTGGCCAGGCAACTACGCGCCCGCAAAGTGCGCATTAAGTTGTTTCTTGCATATCCGTTACACGCCAAACTTTATTTAATCCACCGGCAAGACCGGATCACCCCGTTGGTGGGTTACCTCGGCAGCAGCAATTTGACGCTCGCCGGTCTCTCCCAGCAAGGCGAGCTCAACGTGGACGTGGTGGATCAGGACGCGGCCAACAAATTGCAATCTTGGTTTAATGATCGCTGGAACAATCTCAAAACCTTTGATTTGTCTGCGGAACTGGCAAGTCTCATCGAAAATAGTTGGGCCCGGGAAACATTAGTCGCCCCATACCATGTCTATCTCAAGATGGCCTGGCACTTGTCCGAGGATGCACGCACCGCCGATGTTGATTTCAAAGTGCCCAAAGTCTTCCACGGTGTGCTGTTGGATTTTCAAGTCGCCGCGGTGAAACTCGCCGCCAAACTCCTGCACCGCCACGGCGGTGTGCTTCTCGCCGACGTCGTTGGTCTGGGCAAGACCCTCATGGCCTGTGCCGTGGCAAAAATATTCCAAGAAGATGAGGACGCCAATATTTTGGTCATTTGCCCCCCCAAACTGCAAAACATGTGGGAGCGTTACTTGCAACAATATAAACTGCCGGGGCGGGTACTGTCGCTGGGAAAAGTCATTAATGGCCTTCCCACACTGACTCGGTATCGTCTGGTGATTATTGATGAAAGCCACAATTTCCGCAATCGGGAGGGGGATCGCTATCGCGCGATTCTCAATTATCTCGAGACGATGAACCCCCGGGTTATTCTACTGACCGCCACTCCCTACAACAAGCAATATGCCGACCTGAGCAATCAATTACGCCTTTTCCTCGACCCCGATGCCGACCTGCGCGTACGCCCGGAGCGTTTCTTCCAAGATTGGCACAAACAAGGCAAATCCGAGGCGGATTTTATCGCGCGCTATCAAGCTTCACCCCGTTCGCTGCGGGCCTTTGAACAAAGCCCGTACCCTGAGGACTGGCAGGACCTCATGCGCCATTACATGGTGCGCCGCACCCGAAACTTCATCATCGCCAATTATGCGCAGCTCGATTCAAATAAAAAACGCCATTACCTTCTAGTAAACGGCAACCGCAGTTATCTGCCGGTGCGCCAGCCTAAAACCCAGACTTTTGCTGTTGATGATCAAAATCCCAACGATACCTATGCCCGTCTTTATTGTGACAACGTCGTGACCACCATCGCCTCCCTGGCCCTTCCGCGTTACGGCCTGGCCAATTACCTGATCCCCAATGCTGACCAACAGGCTAACGACAAGGAGAAGATCATACTGAACAACCTCAACCGTGCTGGCAAACGTCTCCTGGGGTTTTGCCGCACCAATCTTTTCAAACGCCTGGAGTCCAGCGGTTACAGCTTTCTCCTGTCCATTGAGCGCCATATTCTGCGCAACCTTATTCATGTTCACGCCTTGGAAAATAACCTTCCGGTTCCCATTGGCACTCAAAACGCTTCCAGCCTCGACCCTCTGTCCAACGATACCGATGAGGAGTACGAGACTGAAGCATATTCAGAAAGGAACCCCCCATCTTGGACTCCCTTAAGCATGACTTACCGTTTCCACCCGGACTTGAAGGCATATGCCGAGCGCGCTGCGGAAAATTATAAATTCTACGAGAAATATTTGTCTCATCGCTTTCACTGGCTGCCCGCCAAGTTCTTCCAGCCACAATTAAAAGACGACCTGTTGCGCGATGTTCAAGCGCTGCTCAAAATCCTCCAAACCGCCAAGGAATGGGACCCCCAAACCGACGCCAAACTCCAGGTGCTCCAGACGATGCTGACCCACACCCACCCCAAGGACAAAGTCCTGGTTTTCAGCCAGTTTGCCGACACGGCTCTCTATCTAGGCCGCGAACTCAAGCGCGCCGGGCTCTCGGATATGGAGGTGGTTACCAGTTTTACCCAGAACCCCGATGAGTTAGCCCGCTGTTTCAGTCCGCGCTCCAATGGCGGGTTGCCCCAACACCGCTCTGAATTGCGCCTCCTCATCACCACCGACCTGCTTTCGGAAGGCCAAAACCTTCAAGATGCTCACATCATCATCAATTATGACCTGCCTTGGGCCATCATCCGCTTGATTCAACGCGCCGGACGGGTGGACCGCATCGGTCAGCAACACGATACCATCTTCGTTTATTCCTTTGTGCCGGCCGAGGGTGTCGAAAAGGTCATTGGCCTCCGCAGCCGCCTCAGCCAACGCCTGCGCGACAACCAGGAAGTCGTCGGCACGGATGAATCTTTCTTTGGCGAGTCGTCCGCGGAGAAACTTCGCGACCTCTACAGCGAAAAGCGCGTCCTTGATGACGATGCCGATGAGGACGTTGACTTGGTCAGTTTGGCCCAGCAAGTATGGAATAGCGCCCAGCCGGCAGACCGCCAAATCGTCGAGCAGCTACCCGCCGTGATTTCCGCCGCGCGCGCCGCCCGTCCTGCCGCGCCGGGACAGGAACCCGAAACCCCAGGCTCGGTGGTTTACCTCCGTTATCCGGATAAATCCGATGCCCTCATCCGCGTGAATCAAGACGGCGCCGTCCTTTCCCAATCCTTGAGCGCCATTTTTCGTGCCGCAGCCTGCAAGCCCAATACCCCCGCCTTGCCGGTGCCTCCCGCTCACTACGACCTTGTGGCAGCCGCCCTCCGCTCCGCCAAGGAGGAGCTGGAAACCCTCGGGGGCCAGTTGGGCAGTATGCGCAGCACCCGCCGCAAACTTTACGAACGTCTGAAGGCGTATAAACACCAGCTCGAGCTCCGCCGCCCGCCTGCGCCCGAAGAATTACGGCAAAAAATCGATACCCTTCTCAACGTGCTGTTCCAAAACCCTTTATTGGAAGCGGCCCGGGAATCCCTGGCCCGCCAGATGCGCGCCGGTTGTGCCGATGACGACCTGGTTGAAAACGCCTTCCGCCTCTATGAAAATGCCAAACTTTGTCAAATCTCCACTGACAGCGAAACCGTGACCGAACCGCAAATCCTTTGTGCGTTGAATATTCAACCCCTTGAACCCAATGTCTCCAACACCCCACGACCTGCACCGTCATCTTAA
- a CDS encoding ImmA/IrrE family metallo-endopeptidase: MIGINSKETSAGARAFTLMHELTHLALAVGHEEDVALRERRPEEEWERVERFAEEAASSALIPEETLAQFLQRPGVRRDAWDVPQVRELAAKFRVTPLAMATRLRAAGALSWEGYRRWKEQWDAYVASLPPWRGGFASPVEKTIGRAGRPFAQLVLEALDANRITAVEACRHLDLRFDHFEKLRSELRGGPGSGREPLDAGGRIGHPFIQHHPVRQRPRIGQRRNIRCHNLI, from the coding sequence GTGATTGGCATCAACAGCAAGGAAACTTCGGCAGGCGCACGGGCGTTCACGTTGATGCACGAACTGACGCACCTGGCGCTGGCGGTCGGGCACGAGGAAGATGTCGCGTTGCGGGAACGGCGGCCGGAGGAGGAATGGGAGCGGGTCGAGCGGTTTGCCGAAGAAGCGGCGAGCAGCGCGCTCATTCCAGAAGAAACACTTGCCCAGTTTTTGCAGCGGCCAGGGGTGCGGCGGGATGCCTGGGATGTGCCGCAGGTGCGAGAGTTGGCGGCGAAGTTCCGCGTGACCCCGCTGGCCATGGCCACGCGATTGCGCGCTGCGGGGGCGTTGAGTTGGGAGGGTTACCGGCGATGGAAAGAACAATGGGATGCCTACGTGGCGAGCCTGCCGCCGTGGCGAGGCGGGTTCGCATCGCCGGTGGAAAAGACCATCGGTCGCGCCGGGCGCCCCTTCGCCCAATTGGTGCTCGAAGCGCTCGATGCCAACCGCATTACGGCAGTGGAGGCGTGCCGGCATCTGGACCTGCGGTTCGATCACTTCGAGAAGCTGCGGAGCGAATTGCGTGGCGGGCCGGGCAGCGGCCGCGAGCCGTTGGACGCCGGCGGGAGAATTGGCCATCCATTCATTCAACACCA